A single genomic interval of Panulirus ornatus isolate Po-2019 chromosome 37, ASM3632096v1, whole genome shotgun sequence harbors:
- the LOC139760571 gene encoding inactive hydroxysteroid dehydrogenase-like protein 1 codes for MAVTVDSAQWLLNEFISGLRHTEEVLSFVGIFCIGKITVTTMWDVATGLRVHFWSKLVTRHWAKEYGKWAVVTGSTDGIGKGYATVLAKNGMNIVLISRFQKKLERVAQEIRNRYGVQTETVKADFPIGQPVYDDISKHLQDKEIGILVNSVGVISNPVFFENMPEEDLWAQININVASVPAMTRLVLPGMLARKKGAIINISSSGALVPYPLLQVFSATKAFVNYYSQALEFEYRSSGITVQTIVSAGLSTDIRFFNPSPTTFAAHALSTLGYARCTTGYWIHGILVWFMERIPWWFAMRCFMLTHKSNLKKKV; via the exons ATGGCAGTGACAGTGGATTCTGCCCAGTGGCTACTGAACGAGTTCATATCTGGACTACGGCATACAGAAGAGGTGTTGTCATTCGTGGGTATCTTTTGTATTGGAAAGATCACCGTGACAACGATGTGGGATGTGGCTACGGGACTGAGAGTACACTTCTGGTCCAAGCTTGTCACCAGGCACTGGGCGAAAGAGTACGGCAAATGGGCAG TTGTAACTGGCTCCACTGATGGTATTGGCAAAGGTTATGCAACAGTTTTGGCCAAGAATGgcatgaatattgtactcatctcaCGCTTTCAGAAGAAACTGGAGAGAGTTGCACAGGAGATCC GTAACCGGTATGGAGTCCAGACAGAAACAGTGAAAGCTGATTTTCCCATTGGACAACCAGTATATGATGACATCAGCAAACATCTTCAAGATAAAGAGATTGGTATCTTAg TAAACAGTGTTGGGGTGATTTCCAACCCAGTATTCTTCGAAAATATGCCCGAAGAGGACCTCTGGGCACAAATCAATATTAATGTGGCATCTGTACCTGCTATGACAAGACTTGTGTTACCTGGCATGTTGGCACGGAAAAAAGGTGCAATTATCAACATTAGCTCATCGGGAGCTCTTGTTCCATACCCACTGTTGCAGGTCTTCAGTGCTACCAAG GCTTTTGTAAATTACTATTCTCAAGCACTTGAGTTTGAATACCGGTCATCTGGAATAACCGTACAGACCATCGTATCTGCTGGTCTCTCAACAGACATAA gGTTCTTCAATCCAAGTCCTACCACATTTGCTGCTCATGCCCTCTCAACATTAGGTTATGCTCGGTGCACCACAGGATATTGGATCCATGGAATTCTG GTGTGGTTCATGGAAAGGATACCTTGGTGGTTTGCAATGAGATGCTTCATGTTAACTCACAAGTCTAACCTTAAGAAGAAAGTTTAA